AATATAATTCTTATACATTTTCTCTTCGACATCATTATACAAAATTTAATACAAAAATGCAATAGCTTTAACAAATTTTTTAAAGCTACATTTCATAAAACTCACTTTTATTACTTACAATGACTTCAATAAATCGCTCTGCTAAAATTGGATCAAATTGAGTTCCACTGCATTTCTTCAATTCCTCTATGGCCTCATCGTAACTTTTTTTTGTATTATATGGTCTATTAGATGTCATAGCATCAAAGCTATCAACTACTGTTAGTACTCTAGCCAAATACGGTATATCTTCACCACTTAACCCCTTTGGATAACCAGTACCATCATATCTTTCATGGTGATGTAAAATCAAAGGAATAGTATCTTTTAAAGATTCTACTGGTTTTATAATGTCTACACCCTTTTGTGGATGCTGTTTTAACATTTCCCATTCTGCCTTTGTAAGAGGCATTCTTTTATTTATTACTTCTTCTGGTATATTTATTTTTCCTATGTCATGCATATATGCACCATATATTAATATTTTCTTTTCCTTTTCTGATAAATTCAAACTTTCTGCCATGAGTTTACAATAAACAACCACTCTCTCTACATGTCCATATGTATATCTATCCTTAGCATTAATTATACTAATTAATGTTTTTATAGATGTTATTAAATCAATATGTTCTTCTTCTATATCCCTTTTTAATTCTTCTAAAACTGAGTAATAGCTTTCAACTCTATTCTTATGAAAAAACTTCGCCCTATATAAAGCATCATCCACACTTTTTAAAAGTTCTAAATCATTTTTTGCTTTATCTGGGAAACTAGATACCCCTATGGAAACTGTTAAATTTCCATTAGGCTGATTCTCTTCTCCTTGAAACTTATAATTTTCCACAGCTAACCTTATTTTTTCTGCTACTTGCATTGCTACTTCTTCAACAGTTTTAGGCATTATCACCGCAAACTCTTCTCCACCATATCTTGCAACCACATCTTTTTCCCTTACATTATCCCTTAGAATACTTCCTATTTTTTCTAATACTTTATCACCATTTTGATGTCCATATAAATCATTATAATACTTAAAATAATCTATATCCAAAAATATTATCGATAAATTTTCTTCGAGCTCTTTAGCTTCATTTATTTTTTCCTTTAATACCTCTTGAAAATATCTATGATTGTACACTCCTGTCAATCCATCAAGATTAACCATTTCAGATAACTTTGCACTATGCTCTTCTTCTATTTTCACATAGTATCCCAAAGAAATACTTGTTAAAATAAACACTCCCGATAATATTAAGTCATTTTCAAAAAATGTGTTCACTTCTACATTTTTAACACTTATTAAATCTAAGGCTAAAATAAAAATTGATGACACTACTGATATAAAAAGTCCTGAATTCATTCCTAATTGGATATTAGAGGTTATAATTATAAGCATAAATATAAATTTATATGGACTTAAATAACCTCCTGATTGAATAATCAAGTATGCAAAAAAAATTAAAAAAAATACATTCTCCACATGTTGAATAATATTTTTTTGATATTTATATTTCCCTGATGTGAAAACAATCCACAATGTATATATTAATAATAATACAAAAATTGATACAGCTATTAAAAATATTTCACGCCAATTATATGTTATATATAGATATTTACTTTTTCCCTTTAAACATTTTTGTAAAATTATTATTCCAGAAAGAAGCAATAGTATTAATTTTACTATTGCAACTAATTCATTTAACTTTTTAGTTTTATTCTCTTTAACTTTATTCATAAAAGTCACTCTTTCAGATTTAATTTATAAATTTAATAAATTTAAAGGTGGTATTAACCACCTTTAAATTTCTACTCTTCTCTTAAGCATTTAGGTTCTTCTGGTTGGTATAAGAAGAAGTAACATGCATAAGCAGATGTAGTTAATGCTATAGATGTAAATAAAACTGCTCCTAAACCCAATATACCCTTAATTATTCTTTTTTTCATTTAACACACCTCCAAATAAAAATTTTATTTTATTAAAAATTATATCTGTAAAATTAATAAATGCTTGTCCAAATTGTGTAAGACTTCCAACTTGCCATAACACTCCTGCACTTACACACATGCTAAATTCTAATAAAACTTGATTATTATTTATATAATAAAAAAATATTAAACAAGTGCTAATTAAAAATAAAACACACCATATTTTAATAGATTTTTTTCTTAAAATATTTCTCTTTTCTTTACTTTTTATAGGCTTGGCCTTGCTGTCTACTGGTGCTAACTTACTTATTAAGTAATAAGCTATTAAAAAAATTAGTATCTCAAATATTATAAGTAAATTTAAACTTATGCCATTTGAAAATCTATTAATAAGCCATGCAATAACACCTGATACAAACGCTCCTGTTATGGCACATCGGCTAGGAGTACTAGAATGAACTCCTCCAGAGGTCCTTCTCAAAAAACTTCCACTAAATGAAAATATAAGTGCTTCTTTTAACACATTTAAAACCAAACCTACTATTATTATGCACAAAATTGAATATGCTGTTTGAATACAAGCAAATATACCATATGCTATTACTTCTTCCTTGTCCTTATCGAAACTCAAATTAGAAGATATATATTCTGACAAATTATTACATATTTTTTCAATCACTCCTGTAAATTTCCCTC
The DNA window shown above is from Haloimpatiens massiliensis and carries:
- a CDS encoding bifunctional diguanylate cyclase/phosphohydrolase; this translates as MNKVKENKTKKLNELVAIVKLILLLLSGIIILQKCLKGKSKYLYITYNWREIFLIAVSIFVLLLIYTLWIVFTSGKYKYQKNIIQHVENVFFLIFFAYLIIQSGGYLSPYKFIFMLIIITSNIQLGMNSGLFISVVSSIFILALDLISVKNVEVNTFFENDLILSGVFILTSISLGYYVKIEEEHSAKLSEMVNLDGLTGVYNHRYFQEVLKEKINEAKELEENLSIIFLDIDYFKYYNDLYGHQNGDKVLEKIGSILRDNVREKDVVARYGGEEFAVIMPKTVEEVAMQVAEKIRLAVENYKFQGEENQPNGNLTVSIGVSSFPDKAKNDLELLKSVDDALYRAKFFHKNRVESYYSVLEELKRDIEEEHIDLITSIKTLISIINAKDRYTYGHVERVVVYCKLMAESLNLSEKEKKILIYGAYMHDIGKINIPEEVINKRMPLTKAEWEMLKQHPQKGVDIIKPVESLKDTIPLILHHHERYDGTGYPKGLSGEDIPYLARVLTVVDSFDAMTSNRPYNTKKSYDEAIEELKKCSGTQFDPILAERFIEVIVSNKSEFYEM
- a CDS encoding cyclic lactone autoinducer peptide; this encodes MKKRIIKGILGLGAVLFTSIALTTSAYACYFFLYQPEEPKCLREE
- a CDS encoding accessory gene regulator ArgB-like protein, with protein sequence MIEKICNNLSEYISSNLSFDKDKEEVIAYGIFACIQTAYSILCIIIVGLVLNVLKEALIFSFSGSFLRRTSGGVHSSTPSRCAITGAFVSGVIAWLINRFSNGISLNLLIIFEILIFLIAYYLISKLAPVDSKAKPIKSKEKRNILRKKSIKIWCVLFLISTCLIFFYYINNNQVLLEFSMCVSAGVLWQVGSLTQFGQAFINFTDIIFNKIKFLFGGVLNEKKNN